Proteins from a genomic interval of Aureimonas sp. AU20:
- a CDS encoding protein-glutamate methylesterase/protein-glutamine glutaminase: MMRAVGTAPVRVLVIDDSPTMRMLIRTALREEDDIEVVGEAGTAAEAREAIKALDPDVVTLDVEMPGMQGIEFLEKIMRLRPMPVVMVSNQTGPGTATAIEALSIGAFDCLAKPRRAKDEAFARLGHTLRMAAASRQGLQGISARLARAPAAARTALPRTTASLAPGKSTPEIIAIGASTGGIEALTELFSDWPATAPPTLVVQHLPAGFTRGFAQRLERLSPATVREAEDGMTLERGHIYIAPGGKRHLMALGAVPTCSLVEAAPVSGHCPSVDVLFHSVARRFGNRSLAVVLTGMGSDGAQGALEIRKAGGRTIGQNEESCLVYGMPRAAFSLGAIDEEHPLETIHRAVFGA; the protein is encoded by the coding sequence ATGATGCGGGCGGTTGGAACCGCGCCGGTCCGCGTGCTGGTGATCGACGATTCGCCCACCATGCGCATGCTGATCCGAACCGCCCTGCGCGAGGAGGACGACATAGAGGTCGTCGGCGAGGCAGGCACGGCGGCGGAGGCACGCGAGGCGATCAAGGCGCTCGACCCCGACGTGGTGACGCTCGACGTCGAGATGCCGGGCATGCAGGGCATCGAGTTCCTGGAAAAGATCATGCGGCTGCGCCCCATGCCGGTGGTCATGGTGTCGAACCAGACCGGCCCCGGTACCGCGACGGCGATCGAGGCCCTGTCGATCGGCGCGTTCGACTGCCTGGCCAAGCCGCGCCGGGCAAAGGACGAGGCCTTCGCCCGGCTCGGCCACACGCTTCGCATGGCGGCGGCCTCCCGCCAGGGGCTGCAGGGCATCTCGGCGCGGCTCGCGCGCGCCCCGGCGGCGGCGCGCACCGCCCTGCCCCGAACCACGGCAAGCCTTGCCCCGGGCAAGAGCACGCCCGAAATCATCGCCATCGGCGCTTCCACCGGCGGCATCGAGGCCTTGACCGAGCTGTTTTCGGACTGGCCCGCCACCGCGCCGCCGACGCTCGTGGTGCAGCATCTTCCCGCCGGTTTCACGCGCGGCTTCGCTCAGCGGCTGGAGCGGCTTTCGCCCGCCACCGTGCGCGAGGCCGAGGACGGCATGACGCTGGAGCGCGGCCATATCTACATCGCGCCCGGCGGCAAGCGGCACCTGATGGCGCTGGGTGCCGTGCCGACCTGCTCCCTGGTGGAGGCGGCTCCCGTCAGCGGACATTGCCCGTCGGTTGACGTTCTCTTTCACTCCGTCGCCCGTCGTTTCGGAAATAGAAGCCTTGCCGTCGTTTTAACCGGCATGGGCAGCGACGGAGCCCAGGGTGCATTGGAGATTCGTAAAGCCGGAGGGAGGACAATCGGTCAGAATGAGGAATCCTGCCTCGTCTACGGAATGCCGCGTGCGGCCTTCTCGCTCGGAGCCATCGACGAGGAGCATCCGCTCGAAACCATACACCGCGCCGTCTTCGGCGCCTGA